The following are from one region of the Stanieria cyanosphaera PCC 7437 genome:
- a CDS encoding fructosamine kinase family protein — protein MWQEIAKAISQATENSFEIENTRSVGGGCINQGYKVSGNGKNYFVKLNQASQIEMFVAEALGLEQMYATHTIIVPQPICWGVASNSCYLVLEWLDLGSGNSQAWSEMGKQLAAMHQKGTTDKFGWERNNTIGSTPQINHWMDNWADFFAEQRIGYQLKLAKRRGGSFPDSNQVVETVREQLADRQPEASIVHGDLWSGNASVTRNGQPVILDPATYYGDREVDLAMTELFGGFPAAFYRGYNQFWQLDSGYQQRKTIYNLYHVLNHFNLFGGGYSSQANRMISQILKDS, from the coding sequence ATGTGGCAAGAAATAGCAAAAGCAATCTCCCAAGCGACAGAAAATAGTTTTGAGATAGAAAATACTCGCTCGGTTGGCGGTGGATGTATTAACCAAGGTTACAAAGTAAGTGGCAATGGTAAGAATTATTTTGTCAAACTTAATCAAGCTTCTCAAATAGAAATGTTTGTGGCTGAAGCTTTGGGTTTAGAACAGATGTATGCAACGCACACGATTATCGTACCGCAACCGATTTGTTGGGGGGTAGCTAGTAATTCTTGTTATCTAGTTTTGGAATGGTTAGATTTAGGAAGTGGTAATTCTCAAGCCTGGTCAGAAATGGGAAAACAATTAGCAGCCATGCATCAAAAGGGAACTACTGACAAGTTTGGTTGGGAAAGAAACAATACAATTGGTTCTACTCCTCAAATTAATCATTGGATGGATAATTGGGCAGATTTTTTTGCCGAACAACGAATTGGTTATCAGTTGAAGTTGGCTAAACGTCGTGGGGGAAGTTTTCCCGATTCTAATCAAGTTGTAGAAACAGTCAGAGAACAATTAGCTGACAGACAACCAGAAGCGTCAATCGTACACGGGGATTTATGGTCAGGAAATGCATCGGTTACTAGAAATGGTCAGCCAGTAATTTTAGATCCTGCTACTTATTATGGCGATCGCGAGGTGGATTTGGCAATGACAGAATTATTTGGTGGTTTTCCTGCTGCTTTTTATCGTGGTTATAATCAATTTTGGCAGTTAGATTCAGGTTATCAACAACGAAAAACGATTTACAATCTTTATCACGTTCTCAATCACTTTAATTTATTTGGTGGTGGCTACAGTTCGCAAGCGAATCGAATGATTTCTCAAATTCTTAAAGATAGTTGA
- a CDS encoding calcium-binding protein, with the protein MALIPGTADDDSLVGTNGNDSILGGEGNDTLNGRDGNDSIQGQEGDDSLLGGNGVDNLNGGEGNDTLFGQAGNDRLDAGEEGNDFLDGGAGNDTLFGGEGNDTLLGQAGNDILQGREGNDTLTGAAGSDSLVGGEDNDYLTGGISNDTLNGGKGDDTLIGGAGSDILTGGEDDDIFVLARGEGQDQIRDFVFDQDQIALAGSLTFGQITITQSGKNVLIGTTDSNEVLATVLNVNANQFDSDNFINEYDI; encoded by the coding sequence ATGGCTTTAATTCCTGGAACTGCTGATGATGATTCTTTAGTAGGAACAAATGGTAACGATAGTATTTTAGGTGGTGAAGGTAACGACACTCTCAATGGTAGAGATGGTAATGATAGTATTCAAGGACAAGAAGGAGATGATTCTCTTCTTGGCGGTAATGGAGTAGATAATCTCAACGGTGGGGAAGGTAACGATACCCTTTTTGGACAAGCTGGTAACGACCGCTTAGATGCTGGTGAAGAAGGCAACGATTTTCTCGATGGTGGTGCTGGTAATGATACTCTTTTTGGTGGTGAAGGAAACGATACATTATTAGGTCAAGCAGGTAACGATATTCTTCAGGGTCGTGAAGGTAATGATACCTTAACTGGTGCTGCTGGTTCTGACTCTTTAGTGGGTGGAGAAGATAATGACTATCTCACTGGAGGAATTTCCAATGACACTCTTAACGGCGGAAAAGGAGATGATACTCTCATTGGTGGTGCAGGTTCGGATATTTTAACTGGCGGTGAAGATGATGATATTTTTGTTTTAGCAAGAGGAGAAGGTCAAGATCAAATTAGAGATTTTGTGTTTGACCAAGATCAAATTGCTTTAGCAGGAAGTTTAACTTTTGGACAAATTACTATTACTCAAAGTGGCAAGAATGTTTTAATTGGTACTACAGATAGTAATGAAGTTTTAGCAACTGTTCTTAATGTTAATGCCAATCAGTTTGATTCAGATAATTTTATTAATGAATATGATATTTAG
- the hemJ gene encoding protoporphyrinogen oxidase HemJ translates to MAYYWFKAFHLIGVVVWFAGLFYLVRLFVYHAEAYQEPEPARTILKKQYELMEKRLYNIITTPGMLVTVAMAIGLISTEPEILKSSWLHIKLGLVLLLIGYHHYCKRIMKQLAKDECKWTGQQFRALNEAPTIMLVLIVLLAVFKNNLPLDLTTWLIVALVIAMVASIQLYAKKRRKDKEKLAQSELQPELASTSVE, encoded by the coding sequence ATGGCATATTACTGGTTTAAAGCATTTCACCTCATCGGCGTAGTAGTCTGGTTTGCAGGGTTATTTTATCTAGTGCGTTTATTTGTCTATCATGCAGAAGCATACCAAGAACCAGAACCAGCCCGAACTATTTTAAAAAAACAGTATGAATTAATGGAAAAACGCCTCTACAATATCATTACCACACCTGGAATGTTGGTAACAGTAGCAATGGCGATCGGTTTAATATCTACTGAACCAGAAATTCTCAAGTCAAGCTGGCTACATATTAAATTAGGTTTAGTTTTACTTCTGATTGGCTATCATCACTACTGTAAGAGAATTATGAAACAGTTAGCCAAAGATGAATGTAAATGGACAGGACAACAATTTAGAGCCTTAAATGAAGCTCCTACAATTATGCTAGTTTTAATTGTCTTGCTAGCAGTATTTAAAAATAATCTTCCTCTTGATTTAACAACTTGGTTGATTGTAGCTTTAGTAATTGCGATGGTAGCTAGCATTCAACTCTATGCAAAAAAACGTCGCAAAGATAAAGAAAAATTAGCCCAAAGCGAGTTACAACCAGAGTTAGCATCTACTTCAGTTGAATAA
- a CDS encoding cupin domain-containing protein — translation MANIFQLPSSLPSEELFESLLKNDRVLIERIISTGQTTSPGEYYDQNQDEWVILLQGEAELSYEDNSRIKLVAGDYVFIPAHQKHRVDYTSITPPCIWLAVHCETS, via the coding sequence ATGGCAAATATTTTTCAGCTTCCTAGTTCCCTTCCCTCAGAAGAGTTGTTTGAATCTTTGCTGAAGAATGATCGGGTTTTAATTGAAAGAATTATTTCAACAGGACAAACTACATCACCAGGAGAATATTATGATCAAAATCAAGATGAATGGGTAATTCTTTTACAGGGAGAAGCCGAACTTAGTTATGAAGATAATTCCCGAATCAAACTAGTAGCAGGAGATTACGTCTTTATCCCTGCTCATCAAAAACATCGGGTTGATTATACTAGCATTACTCCTCCTTGTATTTGGTTAGCCGTTCATTGTGAAACATCTTAA